One stretch of Amycolatopsis tolypomycina DNA includes these proteins:
- a CDS encoding ATP-binding protein: MQDEELAEIVENLRLLGSDVSDVEVKKAEGGLPRSARETLVAFANTRGGTLILGLDEGADFAATGLSAPAKLSSDLAAMCATDIEPPLRPHIGIHDFEGGQVLVAEIPELPPDRKPCFSRGAGITQGSFVRVGDGDRRLTSYEVQLLLANRGQPHDDEAPVPGTGIADFDPALVATLLNRLRTRRPYAFGELDDIAALRRAKALVTADSGTVVASVGGLLALGSYPQEHFPQLMLTFVHYPTAEGANTETGERFVDNVVAEGPIPVMVRDALLAVRKNMTRRSVVRGAGRADVWQYPEAALREAIVNALVHRDLSPGSRGTQVQVEMYPDRLTVRNPGGLFGPVTEERLGEEGVSSARNATLLRLLEDVPWPGGGHAVCENRGSGIRTMINALRAARMSLPEFKNRVSTFSVTFPNHTLLGEETVDWLNSLGEHGLSESQCVGLAILREGGHLDNQTYRTETRVDSRVATQELGDLIARELVVQTGNRRWARYRLAPSVLPATGAASGVSARRADRRREILNALAEGERSRAELAAATGLTGQTVAHWLRILRSEGLVEATEEKVRNPGTRYRRTGKIALGEEGEA; encoded by the coding sequence GTGCAAGACGAAGAACTCGCGGAGATCGTCGAGAACCTCCGCCTTCTCGGCAGCGACGTGTCCGACGTCGAAGTCAAGAAGGCGGAGGGTGGTCTGCCACGTTCCGCCCGCGAAACACTCGTCGCCTTCGCGAACACTCGAGGTGGCACCCTGATCCTCGGCTTGGACGAGGGAGCGGACTTCGCCGCGACGGGCCTGTCCGCCCCGGCGAAGCTGTCCTCCGATCTGGCCGCCATGTGCGCGACCGACATCGAGCCACCCTTACGGCCTCATATCGGCATCCACGACTTCGAGGGCGGACAGGTCCTGGTCGCCGAAATCCCGGAACTGCCGCCTGACCGCAAACCCTGCTTCAGCCGTGGCGCCGGAATCACGCAAGGCAGCTTCGTCCGAGTAGGGGACGGGGATCGCCGGCTCACCAGTTACGAAGTCCAGCTTCTCCTGGCGAACCGCGGGCAACCGCACGATGACGAGGCTCCTGTGCCTGGTACCGGCATCGCCGACTTCGACCCGGCCCTCGTGGCCACGCTCCTGAACCGGCTCCGCACACGCCGCCCCTACGCGTTCGGCGAACTCGATGACATCGCGGCGCTGCGGCGGGCCAAAGCATTGGTCACAGCCGATAGTGGCACCGTCGTCGCCAGTGTGGGCGGACTGCTTGCCCTCGGCAGCTACCCCCAGGAACACTTCCCGCAGTTGATGTTGACCTTCGTCCACTACCCGACCGCGGAAGGCGCGAACACGGAGACCGGCGAACGCTTCGTGGACAACGTCGTGGCGGAAGGACCCATCCCGGTGATGGTCCGGGATGCGTTACTGGCCGTCCGGAAGAACATGACACGACGATCGGTCGTGCGCGGGGCCGGCCGTGCGGACGTCTGGCAGTATCCCGAGGCCGCCCTCCGTGAAGCCATCGTCAACGCGCTCGTCCACCGCGATCTCTCACCCGGCTCGCGAGGCACTCAGGTGCAGGTCGAGATGTATCCCGATCGGCTCACGGTCCGGAATCCCGGCGGGTTGTTCGGGCCGGTGACCGAAGAGCGGTTGGGCGAGGAAGGCGTTTCCTCGGCACGGAACGCGACCCTGCTCCGGTTGCTGGAGGACGTGCCGTGGCCAGGAGGCGGTCACGCCGTTTGCGAAAACCGCGGCTCCGGAATCCGGACGATGATCAATGCCCTCCGAGCGGCGCGCATGAGCCTGCCGGAGTTCAAGAACCGCGTGAGCACGTTCAGCGTCACTTTTCCCAACCACACGCTTCTCGGGGAAGAGACCGTCGACTGGCTCAACTCGCTGGGCGAACACGGCCTTTCGGAGAGCCAGTGCGTCGGCCTCGCGATCCTTCGGGAAGGCGGCCATCTCGACAACCAGACCTATCGGACGGAGACCCGTGTCGACTCTCGCGTAGCCACCCAGGAACTCGGCGATCTGATCGCCCGTGAACTGGTGGTGCAGACCGGCAATCGGCGCTGGGCACGCTACCGGTTGGCACCCTCCGTGTTGCCTGCCACTGGCGCGGCCTCAGGTGTCAGCGCACGTCGGGCGGATCGGCGCCGGGAGATCCTGAACGCTTTGGCGGAAGGCGAGCGTTCGCGTGCCGAGTTGGCCGCGGCCACCGGTCTCACCGGTCAGACCGTGGCGCACTGGCTTCGCATCCTCCGCAGCGAAGGCCTGGTGGAAGCGACGGAGGAGAAGGTACGGAACCCAGGCACCCGATATCGCCGGACCGGCAAGATCGCCTTGGGCGAAGAAGGCGAAGCCTGA
- a CDS encoding DUF4231 domain-containing protein → MPFHRPAPRRSADSERGLLEVAGRDPDRPLRESLLAFRDLVSADMDWVDSRKSQFRRRASIVRVSALLLTAASTVVLGIQEIPARASIALPMVALVTVLGGLETFFNWRSRWVLMTETRYRFNRLRDELDYYIVSTPSAELSRGRLEEFFARHQVVWEETSRQWVEFRKLDRPPQAPEVRG, encoded by the coding sequence ATGCCGTTTCACCGCCCGGCGCCACGCCGGTCCGCCGACTCCGAACGCGGGTTGCTCGAAGTCGCCGGCCGGGATCCGGATCGCCCGCTGCGTGAATCGCTGCTCGCCTTCCGGGACCTGGTCTCGGCCGACATGGACTGGGTGGACAGCCGGAAGAGCCAGTTCCGCCGGCGCGCGTCGATCGTCCGGGTGAGCGCCCTCCTGCTCACCGCGGCCTCGACCGTGGTGCTCGGTATCCAGGAGATCCCGGCCCGCGCGTCGATCGCCCTGCCGATGGTGGCACTGGTGACGGTCCTCGGCGGGCTCGAGACGTTCTTCAACTGGCGCTCGCGCTGGGTGCTGATGACGGAGACGCGGTACCGCTTCAACCGCCTGCGCGACGAGCTGGACTACTACATCGTGTCCACCCCATCGGCCGAGCTCAGCCGCGGACGGCTCGAGGAGTTCTTCGCCCGGCACCAGGTCGTCTGGGAGGAGACCAGCCGCCAGTGGGTCGAGTTCCGCAAGCTCGATCGGCCGCCGCAGGCGCCCGAAGTCCGCGGCTGA
- a CDS encoding GH92 family glycosyl hydrolase, translating to MGSPSRQLIAAAAVGLVVAATTQATAHAATAVDPVSLVNPFVGTQNFGNTFPGASAPFGMVQVSPDTGGQGGYDYLQNAIYGFSQTHLSGVGCGVMGELPVMPTTGAVDNVDKNAYKSGYSHDDEHAEPGYYRVGLKKYGIDAELTATARTGWQRYTFPSTGQANVLFNTGQANQSVKDSEIHVVGDRTLEGRVKAGGFCAGHDEHTVYFTATFDRPFSSFGTWRGSTRTPGGRDAAGTGSNGAWASFDATTDHDVVLKVGLSYTGLDGARKNLAAETSNYDFDATRAALHQQWADRLGAIKIAGGTTERQTAFYTALYHAQLHPNLAGDTDGSYTGFDGKVHTASGYTPYQNFSLWDTYRPQNQLLELLEPQVARDVALSVVAIGRDGGWLPRWALAESETNIMTGDPVTPFLVEAWSKGLLAGHEEEAYALLKKNATSTPPADSPYNGRSGVNHYNERGYIPSGLTLGTDCAAKGGDNDCEHPAPATMEYAAADASLALMARGLGHQADARMFADRGQWYRNLWDSSIQQFRPRTTEGTFLTPYNPVDAAHQFHEGGAYQYQWLVPQDPAGLVSLMGGRTATEKRLDSFFSYGNLLKDPAGTARKDWIASPYDYYGKATYNPNNEPDLLAPYMYNWVGAPAKTATVVRAAMTLFTTGPDGMTGNDDLGTMSAWYVFSSLGLYPTMSGANFLALSSPQFESATVRIGQYGSAQGGTLTVSAPGASDANRYIQSVSLNGRDVRQTSLDWASLAHGGTLAHKLGSRPSSWGTSVSAAPPSVNNAPGDPRRHVDASLRQTSVVIPAGAAQQVHLDLDVVAQNPGLQPVAVSVTSPWKSQVQPLVLAWSGRLPVSRTVPITLNVPASAAPGTYPVQVRVSGPNTVTRSATVEVRTPSACVSPGPQCAVDLTRDRNHDGTATAAASSEGNFDGGGWSYDAALLPAAGPVVWDDVTYAAPSPSGTALNFVEARGQSLLLPAGQHAALRIVGASHNGPVSTTLTAHYTDGTSADLALTFGDWAGSGSPVVLEMPHRIKAGSGVDGPAVRLFGLSAGLDSGKTVQSVSLPNDPRVEIYALTLA from the coding sequence CCGCCACGACCCAGGCCACCGCACACGCCGCCACCGCAGTCGATCCGGTGAGCCTGGTCAACCCGTTCGTCGGCACGCAGAACTTCGGGAACACCTTCCCCGGCGCCAGTGCGCCGTTCGGGATGGTGCAGGTCAGCCCGGACACCGGCGGGCAGGGCGGCTACGACTACCTGCAGAACGCGATCTACGGCTTCAGCCAGACGCACCTGTCCGGCGTCGGCTGCGGCGTGATGGGCGAGCTGCCGGTCATGCCGACCACGGGCGCCGTGGACAACGTTGACAAGAACGCCTACAAGTCCGGATACAGCCACGACGACGAACACGCCGAGCCCGGCTACTACCGCGTCGGCCTCAAGAAGTACGGGATCGACGCCGAGCTGACGGCGACCGCGCGCACCGGCTGGCAGCGCTACACGTTCCCCTCGACCGGGCAGGCGAACGTCCTGTTCAACACCGGCCAGGCCAACCAGTCCGTCAAGGACTCCGAAATCCACGTCGTCGGCGACCGGACGCTCGAAGGGCGGGTCAAGGCCGGCGGGTTCTGCGCCGGCCACGACGAGCACACCGTCTACTTCACCGCCACCTTCGACCGGCCGTTCAGCTCGTTCGGCACCTGGCGCGGCTCGACGCGCACGCCGGGCGGCCGCGACGCCGCGGGCACCGGGAGCAACGGCGCCTGGGCGAGCTTCGACGCGACCACCGACCACGACGTCGTGCTCAAGGTCGGCCTGTCCTACACCGGGCTCGACGGCGCGCGGAAGAACCTCGCGGCGGAGACGTCGAACTACGACTTCGACGCCACCCGCGCCGCGCTGCACCAGCAGTGGGCCGACCGGCTCGGCGCGATCAAGATCGCCGGCGGCACGACCGAGCGGCAGACGGCGTTCTACACCGCGCTCTACCACGCCCAACTGCACCCGAACCTGGCCGGCGACACCGATGGCAGCTACACCGGCTTCGACGGCAAGGTGCACACGGCGAGCGGTTACACGCCGTACCAGAACTTCTCGCTGTGGGACACCTACCGCCCGCAGAACCAGCTCCTCGAACTGCTGGAACCGCAGGTCGCGCGGGACGTCGCCCTGTCGGTCGTCGCCATCGGCCGTGACGGCGGGTGGCTGCCGCGGTGGGCGCTGGCCGAGAGCGAAACGAACATCATGACCGGCGACCCGGTGACGCCGTTCCTCGTCGAGGCGTGGTCCAAGGGCCTGCTCGCCGGGCACGAAGAAGAGGCGTACGCGCTGCTCAAGAAGAACGCGACGAGCACGCCGCCCGCCGACTCGCCGTACAACGGCCGCTCCGGCGTCAACCACTACAACGAGCGCGGCTACATCCCGAGCGGGCTGACGCTCGGCACGGACTGCGCGGCCAAGGGCGGCGACAACGACTGCGAGCACCCGGCGCCGGCGACGATGGAGTACGCCGCGGCGGACGCGTCGCTCGCGCTGATGGCCCGCGGGCTCGGCCACCAGGCGGACGCGCGGATGTTCGCCGACCGCGGCCAGTGGTACCGCAACCTGTGGGACTCGTCGATCCAGCAGTTCCGGCCCCGTACCACCGAGGGCACGTTCCTCACGCCGTACAACCCGGTCGACGCCGCCCACCAGTTCCACGAAGGCGGCGCCTACCAGTACCAGTGGCTCGTGCCGCAGGACCCGGCCGGGCTGGTCTCCCTGATGGGCGGCCGGACGGCGACCGAGAAGCGCCTGGACTCGTTCTTCTCCTACGGCAATCTCCTGAAGGACCCGGCGGGCACCGCGCGGAAGGACTGGATCGCGAGCCCGTACGACTACTACGGCAAGGCGACGTACAACCCGAACAACGAGCCGGACCTGCTCGCGCCGTACATGTACAACTGGGTCGGCGCGCCGGCCAAGACGGCGACCGTGGTCCGCGCGGCGATGACGTTGTTCACGACGGGCCCCGACGGCATGACCGGCAACGACGACCTCGGCACGATGTCGGCGTGGTACGTCTTCTCGTCGCTCGGCCTGTACCCGACGATGAGCGGCGCGAACTTCCTCGCGCTGTCGAGCCCGCAGTTCGAGTCGGCGACTGTCCGGATCGGACAGTACGGGTCCGCCCAGGGCGGCACGCTGACGGTGTCGGCGCCGGGCGCGAGCGACGCGAACCGCTACATCCAGAGCGTGTCGCTCAACGGCCGGGACGTCCGCCAGACGTCGCTGGACTGGGCCTCACTGGCCCACGGCGGGACGCTTGCGCACAAGCTCGGCTCGCGCCCGTCTTCGTGGGGGACGTCGGTTTCCGCGGCACCGCCGTCGGTGAACAACGCGCCGGGCGACCCCCGGCGGCACGTCGACGCCTCGTTGCGGCAGACGTCCGTGGTCATCCCGGCCGGGGCGGCGCAGCAGGTGCACCTCGACCTCGACGTGGTGGCGCAGAACCCGGGCCTGCAGCCGGTGGCGGTGTCGGTCACGTCGCCGTGGAAGTCGCAGGTCCAGCCGCTGGTCCTGGCCTGGTCCGGACGGCTGCCGGTTTCGCGGACGGTCCCGATCACGCTGAACGTGCCGGCGTCCGCGGCGCCGGGGACGTACCCGGTGCAGGTCAGGGTGTCCGGCCCGAACACCGTGACCCGCTCGGCGACGGTCGAGGTGAGGACGCCGTCGGCGTGCGTGTCGCCGGGACCGCAGTGCGCGGTGGACCTCACCCGCGACCGCAACCACGACGGCACGGCAACGGCGGCGGCCTCATCGGAAGGCAACTTCGACGGCGGCGGCTGGAGCTACGACGCGGCTTTGCTCCCGGCAGCGGGCCCGGTGGTCTGGGACGACGTCACGTACGCGGCGCCATCCCCCTCGGGGACTGCGCTCAACTTCGTGGAGGCTCGCGGACAGTCCCTGCTGTTGCCGGCGGGGCAGCACGCGGCACTTCGGATCGTGGGCGCGTCGCACAACGGCCCGGTGTCGACGACGCTGACCGCGCACTACACCGACGGGACGAGCGCTGACCTGGCGTTGACGTTCGGCGACTGGGCCGGGTCCGGGAGTCCGGTGGTGCTGGAGATGCCGCACCGGATCAAGGCCGGCAGCGGGGTCGACGGGCCGGCGGTCCGGTTGTTCGGTCTTTCGGCGGGGTTGGACAGTGGGAAGACCGTGCAGTCGGTGAGCCTGCCGAACGATCCGCGGGTGGAGATCTACGCCCTCACCCTGGCGTGA